In Prosthecobacter fusiformis, the genomic window CAGCGCCTTCAACAGCCGTGCCAACGTCGAAGAAGTCTGCCGCCGCATCGCCATCCTGTAATCATACGGCCCGGCAGTTAGACCATCACTCAAAGTTAGGCGGGCAGACTTCGGTCTGCCCGTTTTTTTTGTCGTGAGGCAATCACTGGACCTGCCGCGCATCAATCTGCCGGATCACCCGGCACGGATTGCCAGCGGCAAACACATCCGCAGGGATGTCCCGTGTCACCACACTGCCCGCACCGATAACGCTGCGGTCTCCGATCGTCACGCCTGGGCAGATAATGGCTCCGCCGCCCACCCACACATCGGAGCCGATGGTGATGGCTTTCGCCGCCTCCAATCCTGCCCTTCTGACGTTGGCATCCATCGGATGGGTGGCCGTATAAATCTGCACTGCTGGGCCAAACAAAGTGTAGTCACCAATGGTCACCGGCATGACATCCAGCACCACACAGTTGAAGTTGAAAAAGACCTTGCTGCCCAGCGTGATGTTGCTGCCGTAGTCACAGTAAAACGGCGGCTGGATCCACGCATTCGTCGGCCCGCCAAACAACTCTTCCAGAATGCGCTGCCTCTCCTCCGTCTCCTCTTCTCGTGAATCATTCAGGCGTTTGCACAGGTCCCGGCACCGTTGCCTTTCAGCACATAGCTGTGGGTCCAGCGCATCATACAGTTCACCAGTGAGCATTTTTTCTTTTTCAGATTTCATGGGAAAGCAGGGCTGTTGGGGAGATACGCCCCTGCTTAGCCACCAGTTCATCCGGCGTCAGAATATGCCGGAAAGTCAGGCTGAAACCGGGCACTCCACCCTCTCCGCATGCTCCCGCAGATCCGGAAAAAAAGCAGCGAAGTCATCGCTGAATCCCGCATACTCCCGTTCCAAGATCACCACCGATCCGACCAAGTCCACAGGCCTGCGAAAACGCCTGCTCATGCGGACCAGAGTGTGGGAAAGATCCTGAACATCCCCGTAGGAGCACAGCCAGTTGCCTCTTTTCATCCACTCCAGCGGCTGATGCGCCTCCACCGGGATTTCCGTGCGATGAGTTTCAAAAGAGGCATACACCTCAGCGGTAAAATCCGGCAGGCTTTTCGTGGCATAGCGCTGCCACTCGCAGCTCAAAAAATGGTCATAAAACATGTCCACCAGGATGCCTCCCACGCGCCGGAACTGCGGCCCCAACCGCTGAATGCTGCGGCGGAAAACCGGATGCGCATCTGTATAGGCGTCAATGCGCCGGTGCTGCCGGATACCCCTTTGGTATTCAGGAGCCAGCCCCGTCAGTGCTGATATGGAGACCAGATCCGGCAGCAGATTACCGATGCGAAAGGCAGGCGTCGGCTCAGAGAGAAGCAGATGGGCGAGCCAGTTCATAGGGGGCGGACCATGCTCCAAAAAAGCATTTTTTCAAGAACAGGCATTTCAGTAGCGGCAGGAAAACAACGCCTGCAGCCGCCTTTGCAGATGCTTGATGAGGCAGAATACCCTCGCATCTTCCCCTTGCAGCTTTCGCGCTGAGTGCTTTGTGAATACCCGCCCAATGTCTTCCACCCTGACTCCTCTCTCTGAGATCGCTGACGTCCTGCGCTCCGCCCAGCGCATCGCCATCGCTGCCCATGTGCGGCCGGATGGGGATGCCCTCGGCTCCGTGATGGGCCTGGCCCTGAGCCTGCGCGCCATGGGCAAAGAAGTGTATGCCCTGCTGGAAGACGGCGTGCCGACGAATCTCGCCTTCCTGCCGGAGGTCGCCACCGTGCTGACACCTCCATATGCGGACTTCGAAATCGATGTCGCCGTGGCCCTGGATACCGCCACCCATGAACGTGTGGGGGAGCACACCAAAGCCGCCCTCGCCCGGGCACCGTTCCTCATTGACATTGACCATCACCCCACGAATCCCGGCTATGGCCAGATGAACCACGTGGACGGCACCGAACCCGCCGTGGGCCAGATCGTTTATAACCTCCTGCAGGCAGGCGGTTTTCCCATCACCG contains:
- a CDS encoding sugar O-acetyltransferase — encoded protein: MKSEKEKMLTGELYDALDPQLCAERQRCRDLCKRLNDSREEETEERQRILEELFGGPTNAWIQPPFYCDYGSNITLGSKVFFNFNCVVLDVMPVTIGDYTLFGPAVQIYTATHPMDANVRRAGLEAAKAITIGSDVWVGGGAIICPGVTIGDRSVIGAGSVVTRDIPADVFAAGNPCRVIRQIDARQVQ
- a CDS encoding ACP phosphodiesterase, coding for MNWLAHLLLSEPTPAFRIGNLLPDLVSISALTGLAPEYQRGIRQHRRIDAYTDAHPVFRRSIQRLGPQFRRVGGILVDMFYDHFLSCEWQRYATKSLPDFTAEVYASFETHRTEIPVEAHQPLEWMKRGNWLCSYGDVQDLSHTLVRMSRRFRRPVDLVGSVVILEREYAGFSDDFAAFFPDLREHAERVECPVSA